Proteins from a single region of Herpetosiphon gulosus:
- a CDS encoding VWA domain-containing protein: protein MSTLTYPSLPVPFEMIGPCGKQSTHRRFFMAKKSGIPHLVWWESRIPDALRKQQMVVQIADQAGSEVAILDVQSLTLQQLLDTAGSLPAQVAAQYALGLIETAEFNHRQRTALTASNLYGPSLLDLGSQGTIVPKIDPSAGQKAGPIPAQLLPVNEQPSPQCDIYYIGALIAWMLSGQFAPQGNPLAMLPAIDGTLRSILQRATAANPSQRPSAQDLGQQIQDWLSGKVTPVAKKKPSHLKWLAGAIATAAIMWLVIYALSRRDTVPNTSFGTAEANGETTDFNQGNTSNGLMQLEDIDGVEINRIDDTRFPEIDMYLSVMRPTGVITDVPRQNVSVFQNDNPIEGFSWVNLSRVKDPLNIMLVMDTSGSMGPSKEGLTDGGLDAAKIAALDFLDHLPSNANVGLIHFGTLVTVDHSLTDDIEAVRQSITELKPEGQTAIYDALAISYTQLRRAKGQTFIVLISDGADTASKGDNYDSIVTKANKAKIPTYIIGLTSPEFDGKLLEDLQRDTKAMIYQTPSKEQLSSFYGEVAEEVSGQYRASFNIPDSYNTGDEIMLKVEVNAGDGRLVTKERKYIHP from the coding sequence ATGTCTACGTTAACCTACCCATCGCTGCCTGTGCCATTTGAAATGATTGGCCCTTGTGGCAAGCAATCGACCCATCGTCGTTTTTTTATGGCCAAAAAATCGGGCATTCCGCACCTCGTTTGGTGGGAAAGCCGCATTCCTGATGCCTTGCGCAAACAACAAATGGTCGTCCAGATTGCCGACCAAGCTGGTAGCGAAGTAGCAATTTTAGATGTGCAGTCGTTGACGCTCCAACAACTATTGGATACAGCCGGAAGTTTGCCAGCGCAGGTTGCGGCCCAATATGCCTTAGGCTTAATTGAAACTGCTGAATTCAATCATCGCCAACGCACCGCGCTCACTGCCAGCAATCTGTATGGGCCAAGCCTGCTTGATCTTGGTTCACAAGGCACAATCGTGCCAAAAATTGATCCCAGTGCTGGTCAAAAGGCTGGGCCAATTCCAGCCCAACTCTTGCCAGTCAACGAACAGCCCAGCCCTCAATGCGATATCTACTACATCGGAGCATTGATCGCGTGGATGCTTAGTGGTCAATTTGCCCCACAAGGCAACCCTTTGGCAATGCTACCAGCAATTGATGGCACGCTACGCAGCATTTTGCAACGAGCTACTGCCGCTAACCCCAGCCAACGCCCAAGCGCCCAAGACCTTGGTCAGCAAATCCAAGATTGGTTATCGGGCAAAGTTACCCCAGTTGCCAAAAAGAAGCCTTCCCACTTGAAGTGGCTGGCGGGCGCAATCGCAACCGCAGCAATTATGTGGTTGGTAATCTATGCTTTGTCGCGCCGCGATACCGTACCAAATACCTCGTTTGGAACAGCCGAAGCCAATGGCGAAACTACCGATTTTAACCAAGGCAATACGAGCAATGGTTTGATGCAGCTAGAAGATATCGATGGGGTTGAAATTAATCGGATTGACGATACCCGCTTCCCTGAAATTGATATGTACTTGAGCGTCATGCGCCCAACTGGTGTCATAACCGATGTACCACGCCAAAATGTGAGTGTCTTTCAAAATGATAATCCGATCGAAGGCTTTTCATGGGTCAATCTCTCACGGGTCAAAGATCCGCTTAATATTATGTTGGTCATGGATACCAGCGGGAGTATGGGGCCAAGCAAAGAGGGTTTAACCGATGGCGGCCTTGATGCAGCTAAAATTGCGGCCCTCGATTTTCTCGATCATCTGCCCTCAAACGCCAATGTTGGCTTGATTCACTTTGGTACGTTGGTGACGGTTGACCATTCACTAACTGATGATATTGAAGCAGTGCGCCAAAGTATCACCGAGCTTAAACCCGAAGGCCAAACCGCGATCTACGATGCATTGGCGATCAGCTATACCCAATTGCGCCGTGCCAAAGGCCAAACCTTCATCGTCTTGATTTCTGATGGCGCTGATACTGCCAGCAAAGGCGATAATTACGACAGCATCGTGACCAAAGCCAATAAAGCCAAAATTCCAACCTACATCATCGGCCTAACCAGCCCTGAATTTGATGGTAAATTGTTGGAGGATTTGCAGCGCGATACCAAAGCCATGATCTACCAAACCCCTTCAAAAGAGCAACTTAGCAGTTTTTATGGCGAAGTCGCCGAAGAAGTTTCGGGCCAATATCGCGCCAGTTTCAACATTC
- a CDS encoding HAMP domain-containing sensor histidine kinase, whose amino-acid sequence MKKFKRPKIVTLAVRLTITMVAVSVLPLALIALIILLGVRISEADRRSLELNNQLELYVAFAEQLIASDGDLQSASNILLSRPVGSGDGAIRVFGSAGQIFGANGSNSAFPSRAAASQFVTSIPTVFVAETRGRRYVAGQVRWQQKVVGVIEVSQSVEDEDRLLRVLIRFVFISIGLAFAAAFLGSSLVARWLARMIGQLRETAEQVADGDLTERALERGPSEIVQLARSINTMTDQLAERLSRIEQQSEAQRRFYRDVSHELRTPMMALGGYLENIEDAENADEQAQSIRAMQAEIARLARLADELLRNDAQPSLTLGPKQTLDLGAMIHELVQNLSGRAQRSGVELLAQVPPRPIVVEADRDRLKQALLNLFDNALRATPPGGQISMRVSLTADQVVIDVQDTGEGIPTALREAIWERGVRGAEGGSGLGLAIVRTILRAHGGEAMLIPSEQGAHIQLRLPIDG is encoded by the coding sequence ATGAAGAAATTTAAACGCCCAAAAATTGTAACCTTGGCAGTCCGCCTCACCATCACGATGGTGGCGGTTAGTGTCTTGCCATTAGCATTAATTGCATTAATTATTCTATTAGGTGTCCGCATCAGCGAAGCTGATCGCCGCAGCTTAGAATTAAATAATCAGCTTGAATTGTATGTAGCCTTTGCTGAGCAATTGATTGCCAGCGATGGCGATTTGCAATCAGCTAGCAATATTTTGTTGAGTCGGCCAGTTGGGAGTGGCGATGGGGCAATTCGGGTGTTTGGCAGTGCGGGCCAGATTTTTGGGGCCAATGGCTCAAACTCGGCTTTTCCCAGCCGTGCTGCCGCCAGCCAATTTGTGACCAGCATTCCAACCGTGTTTGTGGCCGAGACCCGTGGTCGGCGCTATGTGGCGGGCCAAGTCCGTTGGCAGCAAAAAGTTGTGGGGGTGATTGAGGTTTCGCAAAGCGTCGAAGATGAAGATCGCTTGTTGCGAGTGTTGATTCGTTTTGTGTTTATTTCGATTGGTTTGGCCTTTGCAGCGGCCTTTTTAGGCTCTTCGTTGGTGGCCCGTTGGTTAGCCCGTATGATTGGTCAATTGCGTGAAACGGCTGAACAAGTGGCTGATGGTGATTTAACTGAACGGGCACTTGAACGTGGCCCATCCGAAATTGTGCAATTGGCGCGTTCAATCAATACCATGACCGACCAACTAGCCGAGCGTTTATCGCGGATCGAGCAGCAATCTGAGGCTCAGCGGCGCTTTTACCGTGATGTTTCGCATGAATTGCGCACCCCAATGATGGCCTTGGGCGGCTATTTGGAAAATATCGAGGATGCCGAGAACGCTGATGAACAAGCTCAATCGATTCGGGCAATGCAGGCCGAAATTGCCCGTTTGGCGCGTTTGGCCGATGAGCTTTTGCGCAATGATGCTCAGCCCAGCTTGACCCTTGGCCCCAAACAAACCCTCGATCTTGGTGCGATGATCCACGAATTGGTGCAGAATTTGAGCGGGCGGGCACAACGGAGCGGCGTTGAATTATTGGCCCAAGTTCCGCCGCGTCCAATTGTGGTCGAGGCTGATCGCGACCGTTTGAAGCAGGCTTTATTAAATTTGTTTGATAATGCTTTACGGGCCACCCCACCAGGCGGCCAAATTAGCATGCGCGTCAGTTTGACCGCCGATCAGGTGGTGATTGATGTGCAAGATACTGGCGAAGGGATTCCGACCGCCTTGCGTGAGGCAATTTGGGAACGGGGCGTGCGTGGTGCTGAAGGTGGCTCAGGCTTGGGCTTGGCAATTGTCCGCACAATTTTGCGTGCTCATGGCGGTGAAGCTATGCTAATTCCTAGTGAGCAAGGCGCACATATTCAATTACGCCTGCCAATTGATGGGTAA